A DNA window from Hevea brasiliensis isolate MT/VB/25A 57/8 chromosome 2, ASM3005281v1, whole genome shotgun sequence contains the following coding sequences:
- the LOC110647888 gene encoding xyloglucan O-acetyltransferase 1, with protein sequence MVTFGPSKDHSYPSLTRKLLPWTFYAIIPLVFVRLYFYPCPLPHSNPILISSSLPPSTLEEESAKETPCDFTSGDWVPDKWGPLYNGTTCSTIKEGQNCIAHGRPDMGYLYWRWKPKHCNLPRFDPNTFLQLFRNKHLAFVGDSMARNQLESLLCMLASASAPELVYRDGKDNKFRRWRFDSQNITISVYWSPFLVKGVEKSNAGPNHNKLYLDHVDERWAADMNVFDLLVLSIGHWFLHPAVYYEGDSVLGCHYCPGLNYTEIGFYGVLRKALKTTLKTAIERRGRVTNGKGIDVIVTTFSPSHFEGEWDKFGACPKTEPYQEGEKSLEGMDAEMRKIEIEEIEAAKLSAIQFDNLRLEALDVTKLSLMRPDGHPGPYMYPFPFANGVTERVQNDCVHWCLPGPIDTWNEILLELIKGWEYQSIKEE encoded by the exons aTGGTCACTTTTGGTCCTTCCAAAGACCATTCTTATCCTTCTCTCACCAGGAAGCTCCTTCCATGGACCTTTTATGCTATCATCCCTTTGGTTTTCGTTCGCTTGTATTTCTACCCTTGCCCTCTTCCTCACTCCAACCCCATTCTCATCTCCTCCTCTCTTCCTCCTTCTACTCTAG AAGAGGAAAGTGCTAAGGAAACTCCATGTGACTTCACCAGTGGCGACTGGGTCCCTGACAAGTGGGGCCCTTTGTACAATGGCACAACGTGCAGTACAATCAAGGAAGGCCAGAATTGCATCGCCCATGGCAGGCCAGATATGGGTTACCTATACTGGAGATGGAAACCAAAGCACTGCAATCTTCCAAGGTTTGACCCCAACACATTTCTTCAACTCTTTAGAAATAAGCATTTGGCATTTGTTGGTGACTCCATGGCTAGGAACCAATTGGAGTCGCTTCTTTGCATGCTAGCCTCTGCCTCTGCCCCTGAGCTTGTTTATCGAGATGGTAAGGATAACAAGTTTCGCAGATGGCGTTTTGATTCTCAGAATATCACTATATCTGTGTATTGGTCACCTTTTCTTGTAAAAGGTGTGGAAAAATCAAATGCTGGTCCAAATCATAACAAATTGTATTTAGATCATGTTGATGAGAGGTGGGCAGCTGATATGAATGTATTTGACTTGCTTGTGCTATCAATTGGGCATTGGTTTCTACATCCAGCAGTGTATTATGAGGGTGATTCTGTTCTGGGTTGCCATTACTGTCCTGGTCTTAATTACACTGAAATTGGATTTTATGGTGTCTTGAGGAAGGCCTTAAAGACTACTCTCAAGACAGCAATCGAGAGGAGAGGGAGAGTCACTAATGGCAAAGGGATTGACGTAATTGTTACTACCTTTTCACCTTCACATTTTGAAGGTGAATGGGATAAGTTCGGTGCCTGTCCAAAAACCGAGCCTTACCAGGAGGGAGAGAAATCACTTGAAGGAATGGATGCAGAGATGAGAAAAATTGAGATTGAAGAAATTGAAGCTGCAAAGTTGAGTGCTATACAATTTGATAATCTCAGATTAGAGGCATTAGATGTGACCAAATTATCCCTAATGAGGCCAGATGGTCATCCAGGACCGTATATGTATCCATTTCCATTTGCTAATGGTGTAACTGAGCGAGTACAAAATGATTGTGTGCATTGGTGCTTGCCAGGGCCTATAGATACCTGGAACGAGATATTACTGGAGTTGATTAAGGGGTGGGAGTATCAATCAATAAAAGAAGAATGA